One genomic region from Leptospira tipperaryensis encodes:
- a CDS encoding HD family phosphohydrolase, translating to MPSPGEQIESAMAWITDTLTRVRPILFVRRLQVVLVVITLFMVTWMLAIPFFGQDKMDLSPDGLYSEGKTAPEKIVSAKDIVYEDEDKTKAKKLTAYQSAPFVFDRDYVVLQDFINKAIQEDMENFRSFKPSVEGKAYPELLNVVPRWKNRSKEEIELLYKTPGKGKLKDLVQQYSNLVFSSFCILRDLPPDYATLKSSGARVRNQGIKEQISNLEGAYIIPRSFLYRDPDTVNILTRMAQEKLSRMDPAVLPVVQKISLSYIYSSPSCSYNEEETLSLKKFASDRAEPVNSRILAGDVIVKSGEIITPEIFKKLQIVNTYATRANIASIISILLIQTVFVVIIYIFLKKYNPKRLNDVSSNVIVFSLIWFLVLSCTIASRIFFNFETKYDTIFYFALFVPVGMVCLIISFIYDEQLSIAIGFYLSFFVFMASHYNPTSFMLGFVSCIVSASYGRNLKKRIDFIKAGLYIAGVQIIIASSGYLFDSRNYWVAIPSGSWLKDLIESNIFKLYVLCLINGFACSTAAQFLLPIYEYLFNVPTRFKLLELADTGHPLLQDLLTKAPSTYTHTFLVAALSERACQNLGLDWLLTRVGVYFHDIGKIPNAGFFVENQHLIPKKENIDKNNPALAAKIVIDHVLDGIEMAKKARLPREVIDFIPEHHGTSTMAFFYHKALSELSPTQKKKLKKEDFQYPGPKPQRKETAIVMIADSLEAASRSLEEITTESLDNLITKIISIKLAENQLDECGLTLGDLEVIKASFKEVLLSSLHSRPKYPSMEATKALEKKNPLSSSSNGHKNSKTTVSGKGN from the coding sequence ATGCCCAGTCCGGGAGAACAAATTGAGTCCGCGATGGCTTGGATTACGGACACCTTAACCCGGGTCCGGCCGATTCTTTTTGTTCGAAGGCTTCAGGTCGTTTTGGTTGTTATCACCTTGTTTATGGTGACCTGGATGCTCGCGATTCCGTTCTTTGGTCAGGACAAAATGGATCTTTCTCCGGACGGTCTTTATTCGGAAGGAAAAACCGCTCCTGAAAAAATCGTCTCCGCAAAAGATATCGTCTATGAAGACGAAGACAAGACCAAGGCTAAAAAACTCACGGCGTATCAGTCAGCTCCTTTTGTTTTCGATCGTGACTACGTCGTCCTCCAAGATTTTATCAACAAAGCCATCCAAGAGGATATGGAGAATTTTCGTTCCTTCAAGCCGAGTGTAGAAGGAAAAGCCTATCCCGAACTTTTGAACGTAGTTCCCAGATGGAAGAATCGTTCCAAGGAAGAAATCGAACTTCTTTACAAAACTCCCGGAAAAGGGAAACTCAAAGATCTCGTTCAACAGTATTCTAATTTAGTATTTTCTTCTTTTTGCATATTGAGGGATCTGCCTCCGGATTACGCGACTCTGAAATCTTCCGGCGCAAGGGTTCGTAACCAGGGAATCAAAGAACAGATCTCGAACTTGGAAGGGGCTTATATCATTCCGAGGTCGTTTTTATATAGGGACCCGGATACGGTAAACATTCTGACTCGTATGGCTCAGGAAAAACTTTCTCGTATGGATCCGGCTGTCCTTCCGGTCGTTCAGAAAATTTCCCTGAGTTATATCTATTCCAGTCCTTCTTGTTCGTATAACGAAGAAGAGACGCTTTCTCTTAAAAAATTTGCGTCCGATCGTGCGGAACCGGTCAATTCCAGGATCCTCGCGGGGGACGTGATCGTAAAATCCGGGGAGATTATCACTCCGGAAATATTCAAAAAACTGCAAATTGTAAACACATACGCGACAAGAGCGAACATCGCTTCGATCATTTCCATTCTTCTGATTCAAACTGTTTTTGTCGTTATCATCTATATTTTCCTTAAAAAATACAATCCGAAACGACTCAACGACGTTTCGAGTAACGTGATCGTGTTTTCTTTGATTTGGTTTTTGGTTTTGAGTTGTACGATCGCTTCCAGAATTTTCTTTAACTTCGAGACCAAATACGATACGATCTTTTATTTCGCTCTCTTTGTTCCAGTGGGAATGGTTTGTCTGATCATAAGTTTTATCTACGACGAACAACTTTCGATCGCGATCGGATTCTATCTTTCCTTCTTTGTTTTTATGGCTTCGCATTACAATCCGACTTCGTTTATGCTCGGATTTGTTTCCTGCATCGTTTCCGCGAGTTATGGAAGAAATCTCAAAAAACGAATCGATTTTATCAAGGCCGGTTTATACATCGCAGGAGTTCAGATCATCATCGCTTCGAGCGGTTATCTTTTTGATTCCAGAAATTATTGGGTTGCGATCCCGAGCGGTTCTTGGCTCAAAGATTTGATAGAATCCAATATCTTTAAGTTGTATGTCCTCTGTCTGATCAACGGGTTTGCTTGTTCGACCGCGGCGCAGTTTTTACTTCCGATCTACGAATATCTTTTTAACGTACCGACCCGTTTTAAATTGCTGGAATTGGCCGATACGGGGCATCCGTTGTTGCAAGACCTTCTTACAAAAGCTCCTTCGACTTATACTCATACTTTTTTGGTCGCGGCTCTTTCCGAACGAGCTTGTCAGAATCTAGGGCTCGACTGGCTTCTTACGAGAGTGGGAGTTTACTTTCACGATATCGGCAAGATTCCAAACGCCGGATTTTTTGTGGAGAATCAGCATTTGATTCCCAAAAAAGAAAACATCGATAAGAACAATCCGGCGCTCGCAGCTAAGATCGTCATCGATCACGTGTTAGACGGGATTGAAATGGCGAAGAAGGCGAGACTTCCAAGGGAAGTAATCGACTTTATTCCGGAACACCACGGAACTTCTACGATGGCTTTCTTTTATCACAAAGCTCTTTCGGAACTTTCTCCCACTCAGAAGAAAAAGCTTAAGAAGGAAGACTTTCAATATCCCGGTCCGAAGCCCCAGAGAAAGGAAACCGCCATCGTGATGATCGCGGATTCCTTGGAGGCGGCTTCGCGTTCTCTGGAAGAAATCACTACGGAGTCCTTGGACAATCTGATCACAAAGATCATCAGCATCAAACTCGCGGAAAACCAATTGGACGAATGCGGATTGACCCTCGGAGATCTCGAGGTGATCAAAGCTTCCTTCAAAGAAGTGTTATTATCCAGTCTTCATTCCAGACCTAAGTATCCAAGTATGGAAGCGACCAAGGCTCTTGAAAAAAAGAATCCGCTGAGCTCGTCTTCCAACGGTCATAAGAATTCAAAAACCACGGTTTCGGGGAAAGGAAACTGA
- the ybeY gene encoding rRNA maturation RNase YbeY, whose translation MPWWNEEEVLRNCKILFRKELGNSSCELSLLLIRDSDMKEINLLRRGKDKTTDVLSFPLEFDASPLSAILQQRAGKPHSTLPPIALGEIVISIDTLKKQALEIEHSEKDEFYRLLVHGFLHLLGYDHERGEEEEKIMKAKEDECLEILQDL comes from the coding sequence ATCCCTTGGTGGAATGAAGAAGAAGTCCTTCGGAACTGTAAGATCCTATTTCGAAAAGAACTCGGAAATTCTTCCTGCGAACTGAGTCTTTTGCTCATAAGAGATTCCGATATGAAAGAGATCAATCTTCTTAGAAGAGGAAAGGACAAAACCACGGACGTTCTTTCCTTTCCCTTGGAATTTGATGCTTCTCCTTTGAGTGCAATTCTCCAACAAAGAGCAGGGAAACCGCATTCTACCTTACCTCCGATCGCGTTAGGCGAAATTGTGATCTCGATCGATACTCTTAAAAAACAAGCTCTCGAAATCGAACATTCCGAGAAGGACGAATTCTATCGACTGTTAGTTCATGGCTTTTTACATCTCCTCGGTTACGATCACGAACGCGGCGAGGAAGAAGAAAAAATTATGAAGGCAAAGGAAGACGAATGTCTGGAAATTCTCCAGGATCTTTAA
- the recO gene encoding DNA repair protein RecO, with translation MSGNSPGSLRKMRGIVLESREIPGGDAVIRLLPEEGIVENFRVRGIRKSKTRPIASVEPGSLTSVDYYNARNQQEIHNVKEIALLNRFDRAKAGYLGMVLVSYLVELASSFTPDGAEHPGEFRLLSGALEELEENGPSILILPFVKLRLLVSGGFLSKELLCHSCGTPLKEMTSVTLQTSPLEVVCGNCLHSNENDLGLVQWIQTFLMLRFRDLKERKISVDTILDLDRICNRMLEPILRRKLKSTSTLYEALGENLGKFN, from the coding sequence ATGTCTGGAAATTCTCCAGGATCTTTAAGAAAGATGCGCGGGATCGTCTTGGAGTCCAGAGAGATTCCGGGAGGAGACGCGGTCATTCGTTTGTTACCGGAAGAGGGGATCGTAGAAAACTTTCGAGTTCGAGGAATTCGAAAAAGTAAAACGAGACCGATCGCTTCGGTGGAACCGGGTTCTCTCACGAGCGTGGACTATTACAACGCGAGAAATCAGCAAGAGATACATAACGTGAAAGAGATCGCTCTCCTCAATCGTTTTGACCGCGCGAAAGCCGGTTATCTTGGGATGGTTCTCGTTTCCTATCTCGTCGAACTCGCTTCTTCTTTTACTCCGGACGGCGCGGAACATCCCGGAGAATTTAGACTTCTTTCCGGGGCTCTGGAAGAACTGGAGGAGAACGGTCCTTCGATCCTGATTCTTCCCTTTGTAAAACTTCGTCTTCTTGTCTCAGGAGGATTTCTTTCAAAGGAACTTCTCTGTCATTCCTGTGGAACCCCGTTAAAAGAGATGACTTCCGTAACGTTGCAGACTTCTCCCTTGGAAGTCGTTTGTGGAAATTGTCTTCATTCCAATGAAAATGATCTCGGTCTTGTTCAGTGGATTCAAACTTTTTTAATGTTACGTTTTCGAGACTTGAAGGAAAGAAAAATCTCTGTTGATACAATCCTGGACCTCGACAGAATTTGCAATCGGATGCTCGAGCCGATCCTTCGAAGGAAACTCAAATCGACTTCCACACTCTACGAAGCTCTGGGAGAGAATCTTGGAAAATTTAATTAA
- the argS gene encoding arginine--tRNA ligase, whose protein sequence is MKETETLKQIVLKVLEEGVKEITSAFPDLDQSSLKIKIEYSRDEKFGDYSTSFALENSKLLKKNPVQVSQDLVAALQKRTDLFETVDFTPPGFVNFRILPSFLLKFIESSILSGNYYPKVSNPLKINLEFVSANPTGPLNIVSARAAAMGDAMASLLKAIGHKVDKEFYINDFGNQVFLLGVSTLVRIRELKGESSSIQEAEDTTPIETILEKNILPSEGYRGEYIKDIASSLLKDATKSPQIESLLKEKKYRELAELCSVWTVEDNLVWQRKDLDAFGVEFDNYFSEKTLHDADKVLTVMKDLEKSGKIFEEDGKKVFRSTEYGDDKDRVVVRDDGRPTYLLADIAYHKNKIERGYDRIIDIWGPDHHGYIARLSGAIQSLNYPKENFKVIIAQQVNLLESGQKVKMSKRAGSFQTMSDLIGFLGKHGKDVGRYFFVMRSLDAPLDFDLDLAKDESDKNPVFYLQYAHARICSIFREVGNETSAEEASKLEMSEERKRLLFWIARYPEEILDSANAMEPHRVTNYLQSFAKAFTIFYLGRNNRLKDATPEVRLGLARICLASRDILFQGLSLIGVSAPERMDKES, encoded by the coding sequence ATGAAAGAAACTGAAACGCTCAAACAAATCGTATTAAAAGTTCTGGAGGAAGGGGTGAAGGAAATCACTTCTGCCTTTCCGGATTTGGACCAGAGTTCCTTAAAAATAAAAATTGAATATTCCAGAGACGAGAAGTTCGGAGACTATTCCACCTCGTTCGCATTAGAAAATTCTAAATTACTAAAAAAGAATCCGGTTCAGGTTTCGCAAGACCTTGTCGCCGCGTTACAAAAAAGAACTGACCTCTTTGAGACTGTCGATTTTACTCCTCCGGGATTCGTCAATTTTAGAATTCTTCCCTCCTTTCTTTTAAAGTTTATCGAATCTTCCATTCTTTCCGGAAATTATTATCCGAAAGTATCGAACCCCCTTAAGATCAACTTAGAATTCGTATCCGCCAATCCGACCGGACCGTTGAACATCGTTTCGGCGAGAGCGGCCGCTATGGGGGACGCGATGGCGTCTCTTTTAAAAGCAATCGGTCATAAGGTAGATAAGGAATTCTATATCAACGACTTTGGAAATCAAGTTTTCTTACTCGGCGTTTCTACTCTCGTTCGAATTCGAGAACTCAAAGGGGAATCTTCATCGATCCAAGAAGCCGAAGACACGACTCCGATCGAAACGATCCTCGAAAAAAATATTCTTCCGTCCGAAGGTTATCGGGGAGAATACATTAAGGATATTGCAAGTTCTCTCTTGAAGGACGCGACAAAATCCCCTCAAATTGAATCTCTCCTAAAGGAAAAAAAATACAGGGAACTCGCGGAACTTTGTTCCGTCTGGACCGTAGAAGACAATCTCGTCTGGCAGAGAAAGGATTTGGACGCGTTTGGAGTCGAGTTTGACAACTACTTCAGCGAAAAAACACTTCACGACGCCGACAAAGTTCTGACCGTGATGAAAGATTTGGAAAAATCCGGAAAAATTTTTGAAGAAGACGGGAAGAAAGTTTTTCGTTCCACGGAATACGGAGACGATAAGGATCGTGTCGTGGTCAGAGACGACGGCCGACCGACTTACTTGCTCGCTGACATCGCGTATCATAAGAATAAGATCGAGAGAGGATACGATCGTATCATCGATATCTGGGGACCCGATCACCACGGTTATATCGCGAGACTTTCCGGTGCAATTCAATCCTTAAACTATCCAAAAGAAAATTTCAAAGTGATCATCGCACAACAAGTCAATCTTCTCGAATCAGGACAAAAAGTGAAGATGAGCAAACGTGCGGGTTCCTTTCAAACCATGAGCGATCTCATCGGCTTTTTGGGGAAACACGGCAAAGACGTGGGACGTTATTTTTTTGTAATGCGTTCTCTCGACGCACCTCTCGATTTTGACTTGGATCTTGCCAAGGACGAATCGGATAAGAATCCGGTTTTCTATCTTCAATACGCCCACGCGAGAATCTGTTCGATTTTTCGAGAAGTCGGAAACGAAACCTCCGCGGAAGAAGCTTCCAAACTCGAAATGTCCGAGGAGAGAAAACGACTTCTTTTCTGGATTGCAAGATATCCGGAAGAAATATTAGATTCTGCGAATGCGATGGAACCCCATCGTGTGACCAATTATCTCCAGAGTTTTGCGAAAGCGTTTACAATTTTTTATTTAGGAAGGAACAATCGTCTGAAGGACGCAACTCCCGAGGTTCGCCTTGGGCTCGCGAGAATCTGTCTTGCATCCAGAGATATTCTCTTTCAAGGTCTTTCTCTGATCGGAGTTTCAGCCCCGGAAAGGATGGATAAGGAATCCTAA
- a CDS encoding nicotinamide-nucleotide amidohydrolase family protein translates to MSEPKIIVLSTGSELTSGRSQDTNSSWIANELFGIGFSVSKFVVLPDDPNVLEEEIGNLAKESTKERPVLMVMTGGLGPTEDDYTLEISCKLAGVTSIESPVARQRIEAFYRLRGKNFEEAMQTSIRQISVPETSIILNNKVGIAPGFILKLGENATLSCMPGVPGEMTEMFREELSPWISKTFSAKELHSGFRFIWWMSESLFQKEFISKEESITNGSVVWGVAAKRGYIRVSFQSGDRKLVDSLLEKLDQVYGAKSTPDIFEELPKILIEQKVTVGTAESCTGGLMAKTFTDRAGSSAYFFGGVVSYDNSIKAGLLGVKQETLDVFGAVSRETAKEMAEGALSSLKTDYTISVTGIAGPGGGTAQKKVGLVYFGIAQKGGTTEIHEHYFPFPRASFREYAAHTGMYLLYDLLKRKG, encoded by the coding sequence ATGTCAGAACCGAAGATTATAGTTCTTTCTACTGGCTCGGAACTCACATCCGGAAGAAGTCAAGATACGAATTCCTCTTGGATCGCAAACGAACTCTTTGGGATCGGCTTTTCGGTTTCTAAGTTTGTTGTTCTTCCCGACGATCCAAATGTCTTAGAAGAAGAAATCGGAAACCTCGCAAAAGAATCCACAAAAGAAAGACCGGTACTGATGGTGATGACCGGAGGACTTGGCCCCACGGAAGACGACTATACATTAGAAATTTCTTGTAAGCTCGCCGGCGTTACTTCGATAGAAAGTCCCGTCGCGAGACAGAGAATCGAAGCCTTCTATCGTCTCAGAGGAAAGAATTTTGAAGAAGCGATGCAGACTTCGATTCGTCAGATCTCGGTTCCTGAAACTTCCATCATCTTAAACAACAAGGTAGGAATCGCTCCCGGATTTATTTTAAAGTTAGGCGAGAATGCGACCTTGAGTTGTATGCCCGGTGTTCCGGGAGAAATGACCGAGATGTTTAGAGAAGAGTTATCTCCTTGGATTTCGAAGACATTCTCCGCAAAGGAACTTCATTCCGGTTTTCGCTTTATCTGGTGGATGAGTGAATCTCTCTTTCAAAAAGAATTTATATCCAAAGAAGAATCGATTACAAACGGATCCGTCGTATGGGGTGTTGCCGCTAAACGCGGTTATATTCGCGTGAGTTTTCAATCGGGAGATCGAAAGCTCGTGGATTCTCTTTTAGAGAAGCTCGATCAGGTTTATGGAGCAAAATCAACTCCGGATATCTTTGAAGAATTACCTAAGATTCTCATCGAACAAAAAGTCACAGTTGGAACGGCGGAGAGTTGCACTGGCGGTTTGATGGCTAAGACCTTTACGGATCGTGCTGGATCCTCCGCTTATTTTTTTGGCGGAGTTGTTTCTTACGATAATAGCATCAAGGCGGGACTTCTTGGAGTAAAACAAGAAACATTAGACGTCTTTGGAGCCGTCAGCCGAGAAACTGCGAAAGAGATGGCGGAAGGAGCACTTTCGTCTTTGAAAACGGATTATACGATCAGCGTAACGGGGATCGCGGGGCCGGGCGGCGGAACCGCACAAAAGAAAGTAGGGTTGGTCTATTTTGGGATCGCTCAAAAAGGCGGAACCACCGAAATCCACGAACACTACTTTCCGTTTCCAAGGGCCTCCTTTCGCGAATACGCGGCTCATACTGGAATGTATTTATTATACGACTTATTGAAGAGGAAAGGATGA
- a CDS encoding response regulator transcription factor has product MYNILIVEDIHSIREAIKDLLNGMYRVFDAENYDEAIQILKKEEIHLVITDIRMPGKTGLDLIKTIQHEFPQVLYTLMTAYNINDYINFAYKHGIWNIIPKYSFLDIKLISVMVRKLLTKDIFGVEKYFGPDFIIQESEAEDREFSVPQPESIVYKRIYSDEQRNFLCNRIAKFLVEKGAPNAINQILEELTSNAMIRAPRDSKGNYKYQYELPSRDLVIPLENIQLAESDFFEIGYGIADNTFIIVIRDHFGSLDKKEILKRLDRHITVDEATGFPPGLADSHGRGLYICREISDQLIFNIEKDKRTEIIALLDKQGNKSYKSLSIYEV; this is encoded by the coding sequence ATGTACAACATTCTCATCGTAGAAGACATTCATTCGATTCGAGAGGCGATCAAGGATTTGCTGAACGGAATGTATCGGGTTTTTGACGCGGAGAATTACGACGAAGCGATTCAGATTCTTAAAAAAGAAGAGATCCATCTTGTGATCACCGATATTCGAATGCCGGGAAAAACCGGACTCGATCTCATCAAAACGATACAGCACGAATTTCCTCAGGTTCTTTATACGTTGATGACCGCATACAATATCAACGACTACATCAACTTCGCATACAAACACGGAATCTGGAACATCATTCCGAAATATTCTTTTTTGGATATCAAGTTGATCTCGGTGATGGTTCGTAAACTTCTCACCAAAGACATCTTCGGAGTTGAAAAATACTTCGGTCCGGATTTTATCATTCAAGAATCCGAAGCGGAAGATCGAGAATTTTCAGTCCCTCAACCGGAAAGTATCGTTTACAAAAGGATCTATTCGGACGAACAGAGAAACTTTCTCTGCAATCGTATCGCGAAGTTTCTCGTGGAAAAAGGAGCTCCGAATGCGATCAATCAAATCTTAGAAGAGCTTACGTCTAACGCGATGATTCGGGCGCCGAGAGATTCCAAAGGAAATTATAAATATCAATACGAGCTCCCCTCTCGAGATCTTGTGATTCCATTGGAAAACATTCAGCTCGCAGAATCCGACTTCTTTGAAATCGGATACGGGATCGCCGACAATACATTCATCATCGTGATCCGGGATCATTTCGGTTCCTTGGATAAAAAAGAAATCTTAAAAAGACTCGATCGTCATATCACGGTCGACGAGGCCACCGGATTTCCGCCCGGTCTCGCGGATTCTCACGGAAGAGGTCTTTATATCTGTCGCGAAATTTCAGATCAGTTAATTTTTAACATCGAGAAAGATAAAAGAACCGAAATCATCGCGCTTCTGGATAAACAAGGAAACAAAAGTTATAAATCTTTGTCCATCTACGAAGTCTGA
- a CDS encoding LIC_12097 family sensor histidine kinase codes for MSSLQENLLERAGELQSILDGITEPLVLIDPGFRIRRVNRSTLEFSGQPSFSSIIGKKCYEVLYNRTAVCPYCPMKEMKTGEENFNQYFEYPKSDVNREIFHSARGQKETLYLDFYPIEKDGLIGSVLEKVSNITRIKEKEEENLRIRNLASLGIFISGVAHELNNPLTGMSLTLQSLLNNLTSIDPDFFKKRLDMMKEDLTRAAMIVSDIISFAKPDKLVTTSADISETIQKAKENVVWVYPVLSKNITWEILCEPGTIFQFNPVKMERLFINLFKNSLQAFDYGEGKIRVEVRKTRNMVHIIVEDNAGGIPDNLIDKIFSPFFTKNKTGIGTGLGLSICHSIVREHGGELSVRSFERKTRFRVSLPFTQNNGYSS; via the coding sequence ATGTCCTCGTTGCAGGAAAATCTCTTAGAAAGAGCCGGTGAACTACAGTCCATTTTGGATGGGATTACCGAGCCATTGGTATTGATCGATCCGGGTTTTCGTATTCGGAGGGTCAACCGATCCACGCTCGAATTTTCCGGTCAACCGTCGTTTTCCTCCATTATAGGGAAAAAATGCTACGAGGTCCTCTACAATCGAACCGCGGTTTGTCCTTATTGTCCGATGAAGGAAATGAAAACCGGAGAAGAAAACTTCAATCAATATTTTGAATATCCGAAATCCGACGTCAATCGGGAGATTTTCCATTCCGCAAGAGGACAAAAAGAAACCTTATATCTGGATTTTTATCCGATCGAAAAAGACGGACTCATCGGTTCCGTTTTGGAGAAAGTAAGCAATATTACAAGAATCAAAGAAAAGGAAGAAGAGAATCTAAGAATTCGAAATCTTGCTTCTTTGGGAATTTTTATCTCCGGAGTCGCGCACGAACTCAACAACCCTCTTACGGGAATGAGTTTAACTTTGCAGAGTCTTTTGAACAATCTTACTTCCATTGATCCGGACTTTTTTAAAAAACGTTTGGATATGATGAAAGAGGATCTAACGCGCGCCGCGATGATCGTCTCCGATATCATCAGCTTTGCAAAACCGGACAAACTCGTAACCACGTCCGCGGACATTTCCGAGACGATCCAAAAAGCAAAGGAAAACGTGGTTTGGGTTTATCCCGTGTTATCAAAAAATATTACCTGGGAAATTCTCTGCGAACCCGGAACTATATTTCAGTTCAATCCGGTAAAGATGGAACGCCTTTTTATCAATCTCTTTAAGAATTCTCTCCAAGCCTTTGACTATGGAGAAGGAAAGATCCGCGTGGAAGTAAGAAAGACCAGAAACATGGTCCACATCATCGTGGAAGACAATGCCGGTGGAATTCCGGACAATCTCATCGACAAAATCTTTTCTCCGTTCTTCACGAAGAATAAGACTGGAATCGGAACCGGGCTCGGACTTTCGATCTGTCATTCGATCGTAAGAGAACACGGAGGAGAATTGTCGGTCAGATCGTTCGAAAGGAAAACTCGTTTCAGAGTTTCCCTACCCTTTACTCAGAACAACGGGTATTCTTCCTGA
- the lenA gene encoding endostatin-like outer membrane lipoprotein LenA, with amino-acid sequence MLSSRFFLFLLSFFVAFSLFSEGRETDDHKATSSSTASILNRRILRIYEDLGVARELIKLERIDSVPSGTYISFLGNFPNRKGIKVTKHSISEGRSGIERAESKSILLEFTGTTLSRVITEVKAENADGSDVTVIRLIDETPLDQNVDDILVESNRNGKEMRYPIQFLPDEGSNRERSAFKQEFYLKLLEDFLVQVLRLHEMQNQESAKNKKKLLQTFKDSLQY; translated from the coding sequence ATTCTTTCCTCTCGATTCTTTCTTTTCCTTCTTTCATTCTTTGTAGCGTTCTCTCTGTTTTCAGAAGGAAGAGAAACTGACGATCACAAAGCGACTTCTTCGAGCACCGCTTCCATTCTCAATCGAAGAATTTTAAGAATTTACGAAGACCTCGGAGTCGCAAGAGAACTTATCAAATTAGAAAGAATCGATTCCGTTCCTAGCGGAACTTATATTTCTTTTTTAGGAAACTTTCCCAATCGAAAGGGAATCAAGGTCACGAAACATTCCATTTCCGAAGGAAGAAGCGGGATCGAAAGAGCGGAGAGTAAATCGATCCTTTTGGAATTTACGGGAACCACTCTTTCTCGAGTCATAACGGAAGTAAAAGCTGAGAATGCGGACGGTTCCGATGTGACCGTCATCCGCTTGATCGACGAAACTCCTCTGGATCAGAACGTGGACGATATTCTCGTGGAGTCCAATCGGAACGGAAAAGAAATGCGTTATCCGATTCAGTTTCTTCCGGATGAAGGAAGCAACCGAGAAAGATCCGCGTTTAAGCAAGAATTTTACTTAAAACTTTTAGAGGATTTTCTTGTGCAAGTCCTGAGACTTCATGAAATGCAGAACCAGGAATCCGCAAAAAATAAAAAAAAGTTACTGCAAACTTTTAAAGATTCTCTACAATATTGA
- the secG gene encoding preprotein translocase subunit SecG — protein MLNGVILTLFVVVSLFLVLLVMIQTGKGGGLLGGGSSQSVFGSSTADVLTKATRVTAILFIILSLFLSFLFAKKEDKLMPETAPTLTAPPEETKSENNTPTTTPAPNAAPAAPATTP, from the coding sequence ATGTTAAACGGAGTCATTCTTACATTATTCGTTGTTGTTTCTCTCTTTCTGGTTTTACTCGTTATGATTCAAACCGGCAAGGGTGGAGGACTTTTAGGCGGGGGCTCCAGCCAATCCGTTTTCGGTTCTTCCACTGCGGACGTTCTTACCAAAGCGACCAGAGTGACCGCGATTCTCTTTATCATTCTTTCTCTTTTTCTTTCCTTTCTCTTTGCAAAAAAGGAAGATAAACTGATGCCGGAAACAGCACCGACTCTGACCGCACCTCCAGAGGAGACCAAAAGTGAAAACAATACACCTACTACGACTCCGGCTCCCAACGCGGCTCCTGCGGCGCCGGCAACCACTCCTTAA
- the tpiA gene encoding triose-phosphate isomerase — MRKTVIAGNWKMNLSEKEAISLAQSIKEKIPSVAKDRIPMVFPSPLHLASVARILEGTGVVVGAQNCYPSGLAAFTGETSPEQLREIGVKVVMIGHSERRQFLGESSSFCNEKIHYLLKNGYTALYCVGETLAERESGKTFEVIASQVKEGLKGIESNSFSNLILAYEPVWAIGTGKVATPAQAQEVHAFIRKEVAGLFVGASGVAESLSILYGGSVKPDNVTALLKEKDIDGGLVGGASQKIDSYQGLF; from the coding sequence ATGCGCAAGACAGTGATCGCCGGAAATTGGAAAATGAATCTTTCCGAAAAGGAAGCCATCTCTTTGGCACAATCGATTAAGGAAAAAATTCCAAGCGTCGCAAAGGATAGAATCCCGATGGTATTCCCTTCCCCCCTTCACTTAGCGAGCGTCGCAAGAATTTTGGAAGGAACCGGAGTCGTCGTAGGAGCACAGAACTGCTACCCATCCGGACTCGCTGCGTTTACGGGGGAAACTTCTCCGGAACAACTTCGAGAAATCGGAGTTAAGGTCGTAATGATCGGACATTCCGAAAGAAGACAGTTCTTGGGAGAATCCAGTTCTTTCTGTAACGAAAAAATCCACTACCTTCTAAAGAACGGATATACCGCCCTCTATTGTGTCGGGGAAACCTTAGCGGAAAGAGAATCGGGAAAGACCTTCGAAGTCATCGCTTCCCAAGTGAAAGAAGGCCTAAAAGGAATCGAAAGTAATTCTTTCTCGAACCTGATTCTTGCCTACGAACCCGTTTGGGCGATCGGAACCGGAAAAGTGGCGACCCCGGCCCAGGCTCAGGAAGTTCATGCTTTTATCCGCAAGGAAGTCGCGGGTCTTTTTGTGGGAGCTTCCGGCGTTGCAGAATCCCTTTCGATTCTTTACGGCGGTTCGGTAAAACCGGACAATGTTACCGCACTCTTAAAGGAAAAAGATATCGACGGAGGACTCGTGGGAGGAGCCAGTCAGAAGATCGATTCCTATCAAGGACTCTTCTAA